One genomic region from Gossypium hirsutum isolate 1008001.06 chromosome D13, Gossypium_hirsutum_v2.1, whole genome shotgun sequence encodes:
- the LOC107888331 gene encoding calreticulin, whose amino-acid sequence MSTTMANHKRFPNFVSLILLSLVATASAEVFFEERFEDGWESRWVKSDWKKDENMAGEWNYTSGKWNGDLNDKGIQTSEDYRFYAISAEFPEVNNKGKTLVFQFSVKHEQKLDCGGGYMKLLSGDVDQKKFGGDTPYSIMFGPDICGYSTKKVHAILTYNGTNHLIKKEVPCETDQLTHVYTFILRPDATYSILIDNVEKQTGSLYTDWDLLPPKKIKDPEAKKPEDWDDKEYIPDPEDKKPEGYDDIPKEIPDPDAKKPEDWDDEEDGEWTPSTIPNPEYKGQWKPKKIKNPNYKGKWKAPMIDNPDFKDDPDLYVFPTLKYVGIELWQVKSGTMFDNILVADDVVYAKKLAEETWGKQKDAEKASFEEAEKKREEEESKDDPVDSDAEDEDDADDTEGHESDSDTKSDDEDKEDAHDEL is encoded by the exons aTGAGTACAACCATGGCGAATCACAAACGGTTCCCTAATTTCGTATCTCTTATTCTCCTCTCTCTCGTCGCCACCGCTTCTGCTGAAGTTTTCTTCGAAGAACGCTTCGAAG ATGGATGGGAAAGTCGTTGGGTAAAATCTGACTGGAAGAAAGATGAGAACATGGCTGGGGAATGGAATTACACTTCTGGAAAATGGAATGGAGATCTTAATGACAAAG GTATTCAAACTAGTGAAGACTACAGGTTTTATGCTATTTCAGCTGAGTTCCCAGAAGTTAACAACAAGGGAAAGACTCTAGTCTTCCAATTTTCTGTGAAGCACGAGCAGAAGCTTGACTGTGGTGGTGGCTACATGAAGTTGCTCAGTGGTGATGTTGACCAGAAGAAATTTGGCGGTGACACCCCGTACAG CATCATGTTTGGCCCTGATATTTGCGGCTACAGCACCAAGAAAGTACATGCCATTCTTACATACAATGGGACAAATCACTTGATCAAAAAGGAAGTTCCTTGCGAGACTGACCAACTCACTCATGTTTATACATTCATTCTCCGTCCAGATGCTACCTACAGCATCCTTATTGATAATGTTGAGAAACAAACTGGTAGCCTATACACTGATTGGGATCTCCTCCCACCAAAGAAGATCAAGGATCCTGAGGCCAAGAAG CCTGAAGATTGGGATGACAAGGAATACATCCCTGATCCTGAAGACAAAAAGCCAGAG GGTTATGATGACATTCCAAAAGAGATTCCTGATCCCGATGCTAAGAAG CCTGAAGATTGGGATGATGAAGAAGATGGTGAATGGACACCCTCAACAATTCCCAACCCGGAGTACAAGGGCCAATGGAAGCCAAAG AAAATCAAGAACCCCAACTACAAGGGCAAGTGGAAGGCACCAATGATTGACAACCCAG ATTTCAAGGATGATCCAGATCTCTATGTTTTCCCCACCTTGAAGTATGTCGGTATTGAATTGTGGCAG GTGAAATCTGGAACAATGTTTGATAACATCTTAGTTGCTGATGATGTAGTGTATGCCAAGAAACTAGCTGAAGAAACATGGGGCAAGCAGAAGGAT GCTGAAAAGGCATCATTTGAGGAGGCggagaaaaagagagaggagGAG GAATCAAAGGATGACCCAGTTGATTCCGAT GCTGAGGATGAAGATGATGCCGATGATACTGAAGGGCACGAGTCTGATTCCGATACCAAATCAGACGATGAGGACAAGGAAGATGCACAT GATGAGCTCTAA